The following are encoded together in the Lathyrus oleraceus cultivar Zhongwan6 chromosome 3, CAAS_Psat_ZW6_1.0, whole genome shotgun sequence genome:
- the LOC127126942 gene encoding putative metallophosphoesterase At3g03305, with translation MNLFLTTIVIACGIYCSTGETVIESKAQPDSVVWIVQLSDLHFSVHHPNRARDFTNLVGTALSIINPSLVLVTGDLTDGKSEDLLTMKQNEDEWVEYRNVMDGVIQRSGLHKSLFFDLRGNHDGFGVPDVGGSFDFFSKYSINGRLGRNGSVNSVTIETKERKHLFVGIDTTMSTGLRGPTNLFGHPTDQLLKDLDLELSHWDSISEKPVTKISFGHFPLSFSAASSSGRTLKDVFLNHSISAYLCGHLHSRFGKNLKRHHQLSNRFLSLQNFFQFNVHQNSFESTVNCSLKSLPKDFWEWEMGDWRKNRAIRILAIDRGHVSYVDLDFKSGVKHAIIVPTFPLDSRFMQTSSCHHNYECQTAASSSYETIRALVFSVSPLESVVARAYDSRSGNLELVIEAVMTKHADEGNLYFAPWNYKAFEDISPNRFWLQIESNDIMGRSTMTELRPFSINGHSFKISWSWKEFYVMGCQWASLYYPILWSSLCFMFSFLIVPKALLVFQKNIYTYRNFIANKGLVNGVLWILQELCRVHTLWFGWIGYLFYLILFPWFMGQVFTEGKNMVYMTYMGWALETSNGKGKLEFVGSPDIMVLVLPHILFVVLPAILVTAALTAERAIYRERVLAFSGKKEDDLGSDSRKYLSNRNHSGTISTFHLGKRRIRMLLSVFCLAICWKHFMNCRTLVKAYDINPVLHLLGYGLAIPLLLASAVSETRNA, from the exons TCTTTCTCACCACCATCGTCATTGCGTGCGGCATATACTGTTCCACCGGAGAAACAGTCATAGAGTCAAAAGCACAGCCTGATTCAGTGGTTTGGATCGTTCAGCTTTCCGATCTTCATTTCAGCGTTCATCATCCTAACAGAGCCCGAGACTTCACCAACCTTGTAGGCACCGCTCTTTCCATCATCAACCCCTCCCTCGTCCTCGTCACAGGTGACCTCACAG ATGGTAAAAGCGAGGATTTGCTAACGATGAAGCAGAATGAGGATGAATGGGTGGAATATCGGAATGTGATGGATGGTGTTATTCAGAGAAGTGGACTTCACAAGAGTTTGTTTTTTGATCTCAGAGGAAACCATGATGGTTTTGGTGTTCCTGATGTTGGTGGTTCCTTTGATTTCTTTTCTAAATACAGTATTAATGGACGATTGGGGAGAAATGGGAGTGTCAATAGTGTCACCATTGAG ACAAAGGAGCGGAAACATCTCTTTGTTGGGATTGATACCACAATGTCAACTGGCTTACGAGGGCCAACTAATCTTTTTGGGCATCCCACAGATCAATTACTAAAGGATTTGGACTTGGAACTTTCACACTGGGATTCTATATCGGAAAAACCAGTCACCAAAATATCCTTCGGGCATTTTCCCCTCTCATTTTCTGCAGCCTCTAGTTCTGGAAGAACCTTGAAAGATGTTTTTCTAAATCATTCCATATCAGCCTACTTGTGCGGGCATCTCCATTCTAGGTTTGGCAAGAACTTAAAACGGCACCATCAGTTGAGTAATCGTTTTTTATCCCTGCAGAATTTTTTTCAGTTTAACGTACATCAAAATTCATTTGAAAGCACTGTAAATTGTTCATTGAAATCCCTTCCAAAAGACTTTTGGGAGTGGGAGATGGGTGATTGGAGAAAGAATAGAGCCATTCGAATTTTAGCCATTGATAGAGGCCATGTTTCATATGTTGATCTTGATTTCAAGTCAGGGGTCAAACATGCAATCATAGTGCCAACTTTTCCTTTAGACTCTCGCTTCATGCAGACATCTTCATGTCATCATAACTATGAATGTCAAACTGCGGCCTCTTCATCTTACGAGACAATTCGGGCTTTGGTATTTTCTGTTTCTCCACTTGAGTCTGTTGTTGCTAGGGCCTATGATTCACGGTCAGGAAATCTTGAATTAGTTATAGAAGCCGTTATGACCAAGCATGCTGATGAGGGGAACCTCTATTTTGCTCCATGGAATTACAAAGCCTTTGAGGATATTTCTCCTAATAGATTTTGGCTTCAAATTGAATCAAATGACATCATGGGTAGATCAACTATGACCGAATTAAGACCATTTTCTATTAATGGTCATAGCTTCAAGATTTCTTGGAGCTGGAAGGAGTTTTATGTCATGGGATGTCAATGGGCCTCCTTATATTATCCAATATTATGGTCTTCTCTGTGCTTTATGTTCTCCTTTCTTATTGTTCCTAAAGCTCTCCTTGTTTTTCAAAAGAATATATATACTTACAGGAACTTTATCGCCAATAAAGGCTTAGTAAATGGCGTATTATGGATTCTCCAGGAGCTATGCAGGGTTCATACATTATGGTTTGGTTGGATAGGATACTTGTTCTATCTTATATTGTTCCCCTGGTTTATGGGGCAAGTTTTTACAGAAGGGAAGAATATGGTGTACATGACTTATATGGGTTGGGCTTTAGAGACTTCTAATGGAAAGGGGAAGCTTGAGTTTGTTGGATCACCGGATATTATGGTGTTGGTTCTTCCTCATATATTATTTGTTGTTTTGCCTGCAATTTTGGTCACTGCTGCTCTGACTGCTGAAAGAGCAATTTACCGGGAACGAGTGTTGGCATTTTCAGGGAAGAAAGAAGACGATCTTGGTTCAGATTCTAGAAAATATTTATCAAATAGAAACCACAGCGGCACAATATCTACTTTCCACCTTGGCAAGCGAAGGATCCGTATGCTTCTTTCTGTGTTTTGCTTGGCAATATGTTGGAAGCATTTTATG AACTGCAGAACTCTTGTAAAAGCTTATGATATTAACCCAGTACTCCATTTACTGGGTTATGGTCTTGCAATCCCCTTGTTATTGGCATCTGCTGTCAGTGAAACCAGGAATGCCTAA